The Streptomyces sp. NBC_00344 genome includes a window with the following:
- the rpmB gene encoding 50S ribosomal protein L28, which produces MAANCDVCGKGPGFGNNISHSHRRTPRRWNPNIQRVRAVVGRTPKRLNVCTSCIKAGKVSR; this is translated from the coding sequence GTGGCTGCCAACTGCGACGTCTGCGGCAAGGGGCCGGGCTTCGGCAACAACATTTCGCACTCGCACCGCCGTACGCCCCGTCGCTGGAATCCCAACATCCAGCGCGTGCGTGCCGTGGTCGGTCGGACGCCGAAGCGGCTCAACGTCTGCACCTCGTGCATCAAGGCCGGCAAGGTCTCGCGCTAA
- the thiD gene encoding bifunctional hydroxymethylpyrimidine kinase/phosphomethylpyrimidine kinase, translating to MTTPPLVLTVAGSDSGGGAGIQADLKTMLALGVHGMSVLTAVTAQNSLGVHGVWELPADAVRAQYRAVVDDIGVQAVKTGMLSSGELVETVAALLAATGAPVVVDPVGVSKHGDPLLAASALDAVRTKLLPTATVATPNLDEVALLTGVQVESEADLPRAAAAVLSYGPRWALIKGGHLAGEAVDLLTDGTEEHWLRAPRHDNRHTHGTGCTLASAVASYLARGLTVPEAVAAAKTYVTGAIAGGFPLGGGIGPVDHGWGFRAG from the coding sequence CCGTCGCAGGCTCCGACTCCGGCGGCGGCGCGGGCATTCAGGCAGATCTCAAGACGATGCTGGCGCTCGGCGTGCACGGAATGAGCGTGCTCACGGCGGTCACCGCGCAGAACTCACTGGGCGTGCACGGTGTGTGGGAGCTTCCCGCCGACGCCGTGCGGGCCCAGTACCGCGCCGTCGTCGACGACATCGGCGTCCAGGCAGTGAAAACCGGGATGCTGTCGTCGGGCGAGCTGGTGGAGACGGTGGCCGCGCTGCTCGCCGCGACCGGGGCTCCGGTGGTGGTCGACCCGGTGGGTGTCTCCAAGCACGGGGATCCGCTGCTCGCCGCATCCGCGCTCGACGCGGTGCGCACGAAACTGCTGCCGACGGCCACGGTCGCTACTCCGAACCTCGACGAGGTGGCCCTGCTCACCGGCGTGCAGGTGGAATCCGAGGCCGATCTGCCGCGGGCAGCTGCCGCGGTGCTGTCGTACGGGCCGCGCTGGGCGCTGATCAAGGGAGGCCATCTCGCGGGAGAGGCGGTGGACCTGCTGACGGACGGCACCGAGGAACACTGGCTTCGGGCGCCGCGGCACGACAACCGGCACACCCATGGCACCGGTTGCACGCTGGCCTCGGCGGTCGCCTCGTATCTGGCCCGCGGGCTCACCGTGCCGGAGGCCGTCGCGGCGGCGAAGACATACGTCACGGGCGCGATCGCCGGGGGCTTCCCACTCGGTGGTGGCATCGGGCCGGTCGATCACGGCTGGGGTTTCCGCGCCGGCTGA
- a CDS encoding DAK2 domain-containing protein yields MPQPPDDIDAVAVRTWCSLALEALGRDREEIDAINVYPVADGDTGTNLYLTVESAAAAVEAVFTAHETVERASAPALADAVRAMAHGALIGARGNSGTILAQLLRGMAEVLGAPAGDDDHAELLRASLRRAAESAYQAVAHPVEGTVLTVATAAADAAAGAGPGCTAVARAAYEGARTALDATPGQLAVLGRAGVVDAGGRGLVDILATLVGALSGQVPASGGRVSAPVLPPHFADDCPAEGGPAFEVIYLLEADDEAVARLRTRLDGLGDSLVVVGGDGLWNVHVHVDDAGAAVEAGIDAGRPYRIRITHFGSVVARPREQAQRAVVAVVPGEGLAGLCTEAGATTVLARPGELPASGELVDAIRRAHAREVVLLPNDAELRHTAAAAAEQARAEGVRVALIPTRAAVQGIAALAVHEPERRFDEDVVAMTAAAGATRYAELAVAERQSWTSAGICQAGDVLGLIDGDVAVIGADLATTAESVLQRMLAAGGELVTLVLADDAPPDVAERLEAFVRDGHLAVDTVVYPGGRQAAPLLIGVE; encoded by the coding sequence GTGCCGCAGCCCCCCGACGATATCGACGCCGTCGCGGTCCGCACCTGGTGCTCACTGGCCCTGGAGGCGCTGGGCAGGGACCGCGAGGAAATCGACGCGATCAACGTCTATCCGGTCGCCGACGGGGACACCGGCACCAATCTCTATCTGACGGTGGAATCGGCGGCCGCCGCCGTGGAAGCGGTGTTCACCGCGCACGAGACCGTCGAACGGGCGTCGGCCCCCGCGCTGGCCGACGCGGTACGGGCCATGGCGCACGGGGCACTGATCGGCGCCCGGGGGAATTCGGGGACGATCCTGGCGCAGTTGCTGCGCGGCATGGCCGAGGTGCTCGGCGCTCCCGCGGGTGACGATGATCACGCCGAACTGCTGCGCGCATCCCTGCGCCGTGCGGCCGAATCGGCGTATCAGGCGGTCGCGCACCCGGTGGAAGGCACCGTGCTGACGGTGGCCACCGCGGCTGCCGACGCGGCGGCCGGGGCCGGCCCCGGCTGCACCGCGGTGGCACGCGCGGCCTACGAGGGAGCGCGGACGGCGCTCGACGCGACCCCGGGGCAGCTGGCCGTGCTCGGCCGCGCCGGCGTGGTGGACGCGGGCGGTCGCGGACTCGTCGACATCCTCGCCACCCTGGTCGGTGCGCTCTCGGGGCAGGTGCCCGCGTCCGGTGGACGGGTGAGTGCACCGGTTCTGCCGCCGCACTTCGCCGACGACTGCCCGGCCGAGGGCGGTCCCGCCTTCGAGGTGATCTATCTCCTGGAGGCCGACGACGAGGCGGTGGCCCGGCTGCGGACCCGGCTCGACGGGCTGGGGGACTCCCTGGTCGTCGTCGGCGGCGACGGCCTGTGGAACGTGCATGTCCATGTGGACGACGCGGGCGCGGCCGTGGAGGCTGGCATCGACGCGGGGCGCCCGTACCGGATCAGGATCACCCACTTCGGCTCGGTGGTGGCCAGGCCGCGGGAGCAGGCCCAGCGCGCGGTGGTGGCGGTCGTCCCCGGCGAGGGTCTCGCGGGACTCTGCACGGAAGCCGGTGCGACCACGGTGCTCGCACGCCCTGGTGAGCTGCCCGCGAGCGGTGAACTGGTCGACGCCATCAGGCGGGCGCACGCCCGGGAAGTGGTGCTGCTGCCCAATGACGCGGAGCTGCGGCACACGGCGGCCGCTGCGGCGGAACAGGCCAGGGCGGAGGGCGTACGGGTCGCTCTCATCCCCACCCGGGCGGCCGTCCAGGGCATCGCTGCCCTGGCCGTCCACGAACCCGAGCGCCGCTTCGACGAGGACGTGGTGGCCATGACTGCGGCGGCCGGCGCCACCCGTTACGCCGAACTGGCCGTGGCGGAGCGGCAGTCCTGGACATCGGCCGGCATCTGTCAGGCGGGGGACGTGCTCGGCCTCATCGACGGCGATGTGGCGGTGATCGGTGCCGATCTGGCGACGACGGCGGAGTCGGTACTCCAGCGGATGCTGGCGGCGGGCGGTGAACTGGTCACCCTGGTACTGGCCGACGACGCGCCGCCGGATGTCGCCGAGCGGCTGGAGGCATTCGTCCGCGACGGCCATCTGGCCGTCGACACGGTTGTCTATCCAGGAGGCCGGCAGGCAGCGCCGCTGCTGATCGGGGTGGAGTAG